A stretch of Coccidioides posadasii str. Silveira chromosome 2, complete sequence DNA encodes these proteins:
- a CDS encoding uncharacterized protein (EggNog:ENOG410PVGN~COG:S) — MAHHSHPAGPDNKGSKSQSNVISVLDAIVALEVSYSDSRYESSTASKNKDDDEGQLPTKHYLALAESLNITQLQQKQYSPNTQEKLDETHDYWKR; from the coding sequence ATGGCGCATCACTCTCACCCAGCTGGACCTGACAATAAAGGGAGCAAAAGCCAGAGCAATGTTATCTCTGTCCTGGATGCCATAGTGGCCCTGGAGGTCAGCTATTCAGACAGCAGGTATGAAAGCAGCACTGCCAGCAAGAataaagatgatgatgagggCCAACTCCCCACCAAACACTATCTTGCCCTGGCTGAGAGCCTTAATATCACCCAGCTTCAACAGAAGCAGTACAGCCCCAACACCCAAGAGAAGCTGGATGAGACCCATGATTACTGGAAGAGATAG
- a CDS encoding uncharacterized protein (EggNog:ENOG410PIUK~COG:U): MDSLDPAVNSEHQAMPSAKVISSSDPSSTGTPNLSTSSLEALQSVEQCKFMRLVDRLRRAGLSSVLQLPQIVVCGDQSSGKSSVLEAITEILFPRKENLCTRFATQIIMRRDVESVISCKINPDRSRTKDEQLKLESFSRSINDFGELPSLMDEATEAMGLNEHKAFTRDVLSIEICGPDQPQLTFVDLPGLIHSANKSQSEEDVQLISSLVEDYISEDRTIILAIISAKNDYANQVILKNCRKFDPKGARTFGVITKPDYLHPSSDNERVWLDLAQNRDIYFELGWHLLKNHEDGEHHLSFMERNLKERAFFNNGSYRALPQRIKGIDSLRGRLSQLLFHHLKRELPILKGELDSMARTAQMQLQLIGKSRATLTDQRVYLAELFSSAYDIVLTSMNGNYEGEFFGRIDITAPIDGETNLCRLRAVVQHLNIRTTIPEEQSQPEAFDPQQSGPVKLTRKQANKRVVQLLQRSRGREIPGIFNPMLISHLFWEQSERWDTIAREHINRVAATCRAFLHLILDYTAAPEIKPRLLNLTVLPALENALNAAFNELRNIEKDKQRHPITYNHYFTDTLQKVQRKQLLKGVKEASGEATVVVDQKTWTRSPKYEKKSYIDPDTFHGKLPNSIERDMDKVSAEAALDAHAAYYKAEKKYFIDVVTKQVIERHLVAPLAEIFSPITLARYTDRDISFLASESPEVVQMREHLESKCKMLKEGQEAFRAVQGQSIC, encoded by the exons ATGGACTCCCTTGATCCTGCAGTT AACAGTGAACATCAGGCCATGCCGTCCGCTAAGGTGATCAGTTCGTCAGATCCAAGCTCAACAGGCACACCAAACTTGTCGACCAGCTCCTTGGAGGCCCTGCAAAGTGTCGAGCAGTGCAAGTTTATGCGTTTGGTTGACAGGCTCCGTCGTGCAGGATTGAGTTCAGTCTTGCAATTACCACAGATTGTTGTTTGTGGTGACCAGTCCTCTGGCAAGAGCTCGGTCCTCGAAGCGATCACAGAGATTCTGTTTCCACGCAAGGAAAACTTGTGCACCCGCTTTGCAACCCAGATTATTATGAGGCGAGATGTGGAGTCAGTGATATCTTGCAAAATCAACCCAGACCGCAGCCGGACTAAGGATGAGCAGCTGAAACTTGAGAGTTTTTCAAGGTCAATCAACGACTTTGGGGAGCTCCCTTCCCTCATGGATGAGGCTACCGAGGCAATGGGGCTGAATGAGCACAAAGCATTCACAAGAGATGTTTTGAGTATTGAAATTTGTGGACCAGACCAACCACAGCT CACATTCGTCGATCTTCCTGGCCTCATCCATTCAGCCAATAAGTCACAGTCAGAGGAGGATGTACAACTGAttagttctcttgttgaggATTATATCTCCGAAGACCGCACCATTATCCTCGCAATCATCTCAGCCAAGAATGACTACGCCAATCAAGTGATTCTGAAGAACTGTCGAAAATTCGATCCGAAGGGTGCACGTACGTTTGGTGTTATCACAAAGCCTGACTACCTACATCCCAGCTCTGACAATGAGCGTGTTTGGCTTGACCTGGCCCAAAATCGAGATATCTATTTCGAACTCGGATGGCATTTGTTGAAGAATCATGAAGATGGTGAGCACCATCTGTCTTTCATGGAGCGAAACTTGAAAGAGCGAGCATTCTTTAACAATGGAAGCTACCGGGCTCTTCCACAACGGATAAAAGGCATTGATTCCCTCCGTGGGCGTCTTAGCCAACTTCTGTTCCATCACTTAAAGCGTGAGCTCCCAATCCTCAAAGGGGAGCTTGACAGTATGGCCAGGACTGCTCAAATGCAGCTTCAGTTAATTGGAAAGAGCCGTGCGACATTAACTGATCAACGAGTATACCTGGCAGAACTTTTCAGCTCTGCCTACGACATAGTCCTCACGAGTATGAACGGGAATTACGAAGGGGAGTTTTTTGGCAGAATTGATATTACCGCGCCCATTGATGGGGAAACAAACCTTTGCCGACTCAGAGCAGTGGTTCAACATCTGAACATCCG CACCACAATTCCAGAAGAGCAATCTCAACCCGAGGCATTTGACCCGCAGCAGTCGGGGCCTGTTAAGCTGACCCGGAAGCAAGCCAACAAACGAGTCGTTCAGCTGCTGCAACGGAGTCGTGGCCGTGAGATTCCCGGCATATTCAACCCGATGCTAATAAGCCATTTGTTTTGGGAACAATCTGAGAGATGGGATACCATTGCACGTGAGCACATCAACAGAGTTGCAGCAACATGCAGAGCCTTCCTGCACCTTATCCTGGACTACACTGCCGCCCCAGAGATCAAACCCCGCCTCCTAAACTTAACTGTCCTGCCTGCTTTGGAGAATGCCCTCAACGCAGCTTTCAATGAGCTCAGGAACATTGAAAAGGACAAGCAACGGCATCCAATCACGTACAACCACTATTTCACAGATACACTGCAGAAGGTCCAAAGGAAACAGTTGTTAAAAGGTGTAAAGGAAGCCAGTGGAGAGGCGACTGTGGTAGTTGACCAGAAGACATGGACTAGGAGCCCGAAATACGAGAAAAAGAGCTACATTGACCCTGACACTTTTCATGGAAAGCTCCCAAACTCAATTGAGAGAGACATGGATAAAGTATCTGCTGAGGCGGCCCTTGATGCACATGCCGCGTATTATAAG gcagagaaaaagtattttaTCGACGTGGTCACAAAGCAGGTTATTGAGCGCCATCTTGTTGCCCCTCTCGCTGAAATTTTCTCTCCCATAACTCTGGCTCGATACACCGACAGAGACATCTCTTTCCTTGCTTCAGAATCCCCCGAGGTGGTGCAGATGCGCGAGCATTTGGAAAGCAAATGCAAGATGCTGAAAGAAGGTCAAGAGGCATTTCGTGCAGTGCAGGGTCAAAGCATATGCTAG
- a CDS encoding uncharacterized protein (EggNog:ENOG410PGI8~COG:L~BUSCO:3605at33183), whose protein sequence is MWILSSDGDFLRGKRIWLKPGKRYLFGRVQAGTTHAINSATISRHHLVIEVGRVQQGDGLHIHARSKLTLTDQKSKCGTIIDGETIKGTTKELSGRDEYSVVLGRYPHPLKIKWCPVVLSFSFGSQEEDPLSHAQSRLEDLDIKTILPYVVDKTTHVVQKKRNTAKGLQALINGKHIVDPAYIEHLVYAATSTELEREEALCPLELDFDAAWPDPTKHLPPRGKETTDLPDSAYEPQLERLDVFEGYTFVFCDSSRFEELQGPITNGHGKALLFKVEPEKNTPQELIDYMTRASGNKGLARDLDGSGGVLLVQPRKKRHEKWFERFENEVGRLTGQRSIEPGEFLDSILRNNASKLYRPYKPLVVEEPTAQSQDQVMEDPEELAPSRLAATSTRAVTTEETQKSRRPTKRTRTQQTYVPKFKDFDDGFDMESIPVYTLEAEDVPEEPSQTTAMNSMPDQSVQDQEMSDVDDGVSELLPGATAMKQHFNGRTRRAATPPPQPPPKSKRPKLDVIKAVRQHREAEDRAAMARWEEEETAAIVDGMDLSRIQNLAIIEEMPVLEKARPDRPSNGDGDRCDDRWNGRKNFKKFRRKGDGGVQHRIQAIIVPLEEANRRTFDAGSEHRSCNNSPRTERHLSVVQESNDTTTTSQPSSQRTTLRARKRSRTRDSDSEDGLRFRFRRKKQR, encoded by the exons ATGTGGATCCTGTCATCAGACGGTGACTTTCTTCGAG GGAAAAGGATATGGCTGAAACCTGGAAAAAGATATCTCTTCGGTCGAGTCCAGGCTGGAA CTACCCATGCAATCAACTCCGCGACCATTTCAAGACACCATCTCGTCATTGAGGTTGGACGTGTTCAACAGGGAGACGGC TTGCACATTCACGCGCGCTCCAAGCTCACCCTCACCGATCAGAAGTCAAAGTGTGGCACCATCATCGATGGTGAAACTATCAAAGGCACAACCAAGGAGTTGAGCGGCCGGGATGAATATTCAGTTGTCCTGGGAAGATATCCGCATCCGCTAAA GATAAAATGGTGTCCCGTTGTCCTGAGCTTCTCGTTCGGCTCACAGGAAGAAGACCCCCTAAGCCATGCTCAATCGCGCCTAGAAGATCTGGACATTAAAACCATCCTTCCATATGTTGTCGACAAAACAACTCATGTTGTGCAGAAAAAGCGTAACACTGCCAAGGGATTGCAAGCGCTTATCAATGGAAAACATATCGTTGACCCGGCTTACATTGAGCATCTCGTGTACGCTGCAACTTCCACCGAACTCGAGCGGGAAGAGGCCCTCTGTCCATTGGAACTGGACTTCGATGCGGCGTGGCCAGATCCGACGAAGCACCTCCCACCTCGGGGAAAGGAGACAACCGACTTACCCGATTCCGCCTATGAACCTCAGCTGGAAAGGCTAGATGTATTTGAAGGTTATACCTTTGTATTCTGCGATAGCTCAAGGTTCGAAGAATTACAAGGCCCGATTACCAATGGCCACGGCAAGGCGCTTTTGTTCAAGGTCGAACCTGAAAAAAATACCCCACAGGAACTTATAGACTATATGACTCGCGCTTCTGGTAATAAAGGGCTGGCTCGTGATTTAGACGGTAGCGGCGGAGTCTTATTAGTACAACCTCGAAAGAAGAGGCATGAAAAATGGTTTGAACGTtttgaaaatgaagttgGCCGCCTGACAGGCCAACGATCCATTGAACCCGGCGAATTCTTGGATTCAATCTTGCGAAACAATGCATCAAAACTTTATAGACCTTACAAGCCGTTGGTTGTGGAGGAACCTACTGCTCAATCGCAGGATCAAGTGATGGAGGACCCTGAAGAATTGGCACCTTCAAGGCTTGCAGCTACCTCGACACGGGCCGTAACAACAGAAGAAACTCAGAAGAGCCGCAGACCTACCAAGCGCACACGGACGCAACAAACCTATGTTCCTAAATTCAAAGATTTTGATGATGGGTTTGACATGGAGTCTATTCCAGTTTATACTCTTGAGGCAGAAGACGTCCCTGAAGAGCCGTCCCAG ACTACCGCCATGAATTCGATGCCAGATCAATCAGTACAAGACCAAGAAATGTCAGATGTAGATGATGGAGTGTCAGAGCTTCTACCAGGAGCCACCGCTATGAAACAACACTTCAACGGTCGAACACGCCGTGCGGCTACGCCGCCACCGCAACCACCGCCTAAATCGAAAAGGCCAAAGTTGGATGTGATCAAAGCAGTGCGGCAACATCGTGAAGCGGAGGATCGCGCTGCGATGGCACGAtgggaagaggaagagactGCGGCGATTGTTGATGGCATGGACTTGTCTCGTATTCAAAACCTTGCCATAATCGAGGAAATGCCAGTTCTCGAAAAAGCGCGGCCGGATCGACCATCAAATGGCGATGGTGATCGATGTGACGATCGCTGGAACGGTCGCAAGAACTTTAAGAAGTTCCGGCGTAAAGGCGACGGTGGCGTACAGCATAGGATACAAGCTATCATTGTTCCACTAGAAGAGGCTAATAGGAGGACATTTGATGCTGGAAGCGAGCATCGTAGTTGTAACAACAGCCCGAGAACCGAGCGGCATCTGTCTGTCGTGCAGGAGTCAAATGATACTACGACAACATCTCAACCTTCCTCGCAACGCACCACATTGAGAGCAAGGAAGCGATCGCGAACAAGAGATTCGGACAGTGAAGATGGGCTGAGGTTCCGCTTTCGGCGGAAGAAGCAACGGTGA
- a CDS encoding uncharacterized protein (EggNog:ENOG410PVGN~COG:S) — translation MIVKMEDVIAQVAKNKKLELVGWPKKNMYIEDVTEFTHVILTTTEMMNEFKIPEIIFDSTLVLSPHVTLLTMLFHIKGFKLILTTGLVLDLAEKLYSVNMLEGKGEQWLLLKNELLDKFVFCQTEPTPTGYQICLELMLTAAMVRSCMHRAGEITGFEVVAHLYNLQYTGAKTFNNSKEVSEALQNVMLQHVDICIFVKHYQVDVDVDIQGIVWKTGSQTALLSSEELWSLNYLPVVLAWQDTVKKYKWKLEDCKVELECANQVCKTVFGHLDDKVLAESYLKVLEKLEVFCNWTVEAKSEHNKAVCELCNKKQ, via the exons ATGATTGTCAAGATGGAAGAT GTCATTGCACAGGTGGCCAAGAACAAGAAGCTGGAGCTTGTGGGATGGCCAAAGAAGAACATGTACATTGAAGATGTTACTGAGTTCACCCATGTCATCCTCACCACCACAGAGATGAT GAATGAGTTTAAAATTCCTGAAATCATCTTTGATTCAACTCTGGTTCTCAGTCCACATGTCACCTTGCTGACTATGCTCTTTCACATCAAAGGCTTCAAGTTGATTTTGACCACTGGGCTGGTGTTGGATTTGGCAGAAAAACTCTACAGTGTCAACATGCTGGAGGGAAAGGGAGAGCAGTGGCTGCTACTGAAGAATGAATTGCTGGATAAGTTTGTGTTTTGCCAGACAGAGCCAACACCCACTGGATATCAAATTTGCTTGGAGTTGATGTTGACTGCAGCCATGGTAAGGTCCTGCATGCATAGGGCTGGTGAGATCACAGGCTTTGAGGTGGTCGCCCACCTGTACAATCTCCAGTACACTGGAGCTAAGACTTTTAACAACAGCA AGGAGGTTTCAGAAGCTCTCCAGAATGTCATGCTCCAGCATGTGGATATCTGCATCTTTGTCAAGCATTACCAGGTGGATGTTGATGTTGACATCCAGGGCATTGTGTGGAAAACAGGCTCTCAAACAGCATTG CTCTCTTCTGAAGAATTGTGGTCCCTCAATTACCTTCCAGTTGTTCTTGCCTGGCAAGATACAGTTAAGAAGTACAAGTGGAAGTTGGAGGATTGCAAAGTTGAGCTTGAATGTGCTAACCAAGTGTGCAAGACTGTGTTTGGGCATCTTGATGACAAAGTGCTTGCTGAGTCTTATCTCAAGGTGCTGGAGAAGCTGGAAGTTTTCTGCAATTGGACAGTGGAAGCAAAGTCAGAGCACAACAAGGCTGTCTGTGAGCTCTGTAATAAGAAGCAGTGA
- a CDS encoding uncharacterized protein (EggNog:ENOG410PHKV~COG:L~BUSCO:4565at33183) gives MNASENADAPLQPRSNESDETLKHHLLGPSLTKAGQDKVDQQKVSEIIYEASKGSKFFNHEKLRDQALTEKISRILAQKEKLEKQDLTAHTRRADEYIAELELSRDLSQTVVHLDCDAFFAAVEELDRPELRSVPMAVGKGVLTTCNYVARKYGCRSGMASFVAKKLCPQLICLPQNYAKYTAKAKEIRAILANYDPQFESASIDEAYLNITEYCLTNNMEPQEAVQKLRNEIAVETKITVSAGIAANAKIAKIASNWNKPNGQFYVPSDRAAIMEFMAKIPVRKVNGVGRVFERELEAVGIKMCSDIYSLRGMLATLFGQKAFQFLMQCYLGLGRTNIAPAEERQRKSVGTERTFRDLEGFASLQDKLKSTAIELERDLRVAEFKGRTLVLKIKLHTFEIISRQVVTPKPVYLADDLYKYALPLLTKINKETPNLKIRLMGLRCTNLVSTKRPDINFFGVKGAGAPESLMDSMSGASDEKVMSTEEEFEAAAREERTEDLQSLEALSQDLESSHQEFAEVADSPAQPTASENRSTNNDTWTCPICSCPQRADDMAFNQHVDFCLSKDTIKEAVDMTLIYDETIPPPQRKRAGENFFNRESPRKRVFFG, from the exons ATGAACGCGTCGGAGAATGCTGACGCTCCCCTACAACCCAGATCTAACGAATCTGACGAGACGCTGAAACATCACCTTCTGGGCCCCTCACTGACAAAGGCTGGCCAGGACAAAGTTGACCAACAGAAA GTTTCAGAAATCATTTACGAAGCGTCAAAGGGGTCTAAATTCTTTAATCATGAAAAACTTCGTGACCAGGCACTTACAGAGAAGATCAGTCGCATTTTGGCACAGAAAGAAAAGCTAGAGAAGCAGGATCTTACAGCACATACCCGTCGAGCGGACGAATACATTGCAGAACTGGAACTGAGTCGAGATCTCTCTCAGACTGTCGTTCACCTTGACTGCGATGCGTTCTTTGCCGCAGTGGAGGAGTTGGACCGACCGGAATTACGGAGTGTTCCGATGGCCGTGGGGAAAGGAGTCCTGACTACCTGCAATTATGTTGCCAGAAAGTACGGTTGCCGAAGTGGCATGGCAAGCTTTGTTGCTAAAAAGCTATGTCCGCAGCTGATTTGCCTCCCTCAAAATTATGCGAAATATACTGCTAAAGCCAAGGAGATTCGAGCCATTCTCGCCAATTATGATCCTCAATTTGAGAGTGCCAGCATCGATGAAGCATATTTGAACATCACGGAATACTGCCTGACCAACAATATGGAGCCACAAGAGGCCGTTCAGAAACTGCGGAACGAAATAGCAGTAGAGACGAAAATAACGGTCTCTGCGGGGATTGCTGCGAACGCTAAAATTGCGAAAATTGCATCTAACTGGAATAAACCTAATGGACAGTTTTACGTTCCCAGTGATCGTGCGGCCATCATGGAATTCATGGCTAAAATCCCAGTACGGAAAGTGAATGGCGTAGGACGGGTATTCGAGCGCGAATTAGAAGCGGTAGGAATTAAGATGTGCAGCGATATCTACTCGCTTAGGGGAATGTTGGCCACATTATTTGGACAAAAGGCATTCCAGTTTTTGATGCAGTGTTACTTGGGGCTTGGGAGAACGAACATTGCACCTGCTGAAGAGCGCCAAAGGAAAAGTGTTGGGACCGAAAGGACATTCCGAGATTTGGAAGGATTTGCCAGTCTTCAAGACAAACTCAAGTCAACTGCGATAGAGCTTGAACGAGACCTGCGTGTGGCTGAATTCAAAGGACGAACGCTAGTTCTAAAGATTAAGCTGCATACCTTCGAGATTATCTCAAGACAGGTGGTGACACCCAAACCCGTTTACCTTGCAGATGATCTCTACAAGTACGCACTCCCTTTACTGACAAAAATTAACAAAGAGACGCCAAATCTGAAGATTCGTTTAATGGGGCTTCGCTGCACCAATCTTGTTAGCACAAAGAGACCTGACATTAATTTCTTTGGTGTAAAGGGGGCAGGCGCACCCGAATCATTAATGGACTCGATGAGTGGTGCTTCTGATGAAAAAGTGATGTCTACCGAAGAAGAGTTTGAAGCTGCAGCTCGGGAGGAAAGAACTGAGGATCTTCAAAGCCTTGAAGCGCTGAGTCAAGACCTTGAATCATCTCATCAAGAGTTCGCTGAAGTCGCCGATAGCCCAGCTCAGCCAACAGCTAGCGAAAATCGGAGCACAAACAATGACACTTGGACATGTCCTATCTGCTCATGTCCACAACGAGCAGATGATATGGCGTTCAACCAACATGTGGACTTTTGCCTTTCAAAGGATACAATCAAAGAGGCCGTTGATATGACTTTAATCTATGATGAGACCATACCACCGCCTCAACGAAAGCGAGCGGGAGAGAACTTTTTTAATCGAGAATCTCCGCGTAAGCGCGTGTTCTTCGGCTAA
- a CDS encoding uncharacterized protein (EggNog:ENOG410PM2U~COG:G~TransMembrane:11 (n14-25c34/35o58-81i93-111o123-141i153-172o184-207i282-304o316-336i348-369o381-406i418-442o448-467i)): protein MADFGSQTSRYNRLVIAFVALGSLTYGYSASVISSTIGQPGWYSFFKLPMQGEPGYDTVTTNAIATANGVFSAGGAVGSLFMMWSCEAWGRKVNIQLGSFLAILGGVLQGGAANLKMFQAGRFVSGTSIGILVTVCPMYFAEMSSPFVRGWLVGHHAIFLVFGYMLSGWVGYGCYFATGVNPSFAWRFPLCLQILSPLLLLIGSPWLPRSPRWLISKGKYDEAWEILRRLRQSKDDPQDLVAKEEFYQSKEQVKLEAEKLAATGSSLWMAVLKKKSYRKRMIIGFLTQWGAEFGGPLIINNYAVILYTNLGMTGHMPLLLSALWLTTAGLIYNPLGAWLHDKVNSRRMMYIVGFVGIFITTSCLAAMTAEYAGTTNRVGNGFGIFFIFLYLAFQGTFCDTTMYIYVSEIFPTEIRPIGMGFSLFGQFASTIILLQTAPIGFARVGWKYYLVVIIWSAFFIPVIYFFFPETARLSLEEIAKNFGEEVAVDITTATEEEKVKLEETVASGDMIKTGNLPTAAEAKESA, encoded by the exons ATGGCCGACTTTGGATCTCAGACGAGTCGTTACAACAGGCTCGTAATTGCATTCGTCGCCTTGGGCTCGCTG ACCTATGGTTACTCCGCATCGGTTATCAGTAGCACAATCGGTCAGCCAGGATGGTATTCCTTCTTCAAACTGCCCATGCAGGGCGAACCAGGATATGACACTGTGACTACCAATGCTATCGCAACTGCAAACGGTGTTTTCAGTGCCGGGGGTGCTGTCGGATCCCTCTTCATGATGTGGTCCTGTGAAGCATGGGGCCGCAAGGTTAATATCCAGCTTGGGTCTTTTCTTGCAATTTTGGGAGGTGTCTTACAGGGAGGTGCAGCGAACTTAAA GATGTTCCAAGCCGGTCGTTTCGTCTCGGGGACGTCCATCGGCATTCTTGTCACTGTCTGCCCTATGTACTTCGCGGAAATGTCTAGTCCATTCGTTCGGGGCTGGCTGGTAGGACACCATGCAATTTTCCTTGTTTTCGGATACATGCTGTCTGGCTGGGTCGGCTATGGGTGTTACTTCGCTACGGGCGTGAATCCGTCGTTTGCCTGGAGATTTCCCCTTTGCCTTCAAATCCTGAGTCCATTACTTCTCTTGATTGGCTCTCCATGGCTGCCCCGATCACCCAGGTGGCTAATCTCTAAAGGAAAGTATGACGAAGCTTGGGAGATCCTTCGCCGGCTCAGACAGTCAAAGGACGATCCTCAGGATCTCGTGGCGAAGGAGGAATTTTATCAGAGCAAGGAGCAGGTGAAGCTCGAAGCAGAGAAACTCGCTGCTACCGGATCTAGCCTCTGGATGGCAGTGCTCAAGAAGAAGTCTTATCGGAAGAGAATGATTATTGGATTCTTGACCCAGTGGGGTGCTGAGTTTGGTGGTCCACTTATCATT AATAACTATGCTGTGATCCTCTATACTAACCTTGGAATGACTGGTCATATGCCTTTGTTGTTAAGCGCACTGTGGCTGACAACCGCAG GCCTGATCTACAATCCACTCGGGGCGTGGCTTCATGACAAGGTCAACTCCCGCCGAATGATGTATATTGTCGGTTTTGTGGGCATCTTCATCACCACGTCTTGCTTGGCTGCAATGACAGCCGAATACGCTGGCACAACAAACCGTGTTGGTAACGGGTTTGGCAtattcttcatcttcttgtacCTAGCATTCCAGGG AACATTCTGCGATACAACGATGTACATTTACGTCTCTGAAATTTTCCCTACCGAGATCCGCCCTATTGGAATGGGTTTCTCGCTTTTCGGCCAGTTTGCAT CAACCATCATCCTCCTCCAGACCGCGCCTATTGGCTTCGCTCGCGTAGGATGGAAATACTACCTAGTTGTGATCATCTGGTCCGCTTTTTTCATTCCCG TGATatacttcttcttccccGAAACCGCCCGTCTGAGCCTGGAAGAAATAGCCAAGAACTTTGGCGAAGAGGTCGCCGTTGACATCACTACAGCGacggaggaggagaaggtaAAGTTGGAAGAGACCGTTGCTTCGGGGGATATGATCAAGACGGGCAACTTACCTACAGCTGCGGAGGCGAAGGAGAGTGCCTAA
- a CDS encoding uncharacterized protein (EggNog:ENOG410PVGN~COG:S), whose amino-acid sequence MLDTSLEAEYRRRINTINAGVAFCGVEEGRLSRPSTQSRGRPVPPDDDDVISPPAKRQRRSTEDDTEALLCKAMDSVRIDP is encoded by the coding sequence ATGCTGGATACCAGCCTTGAAGCAGAATACCGGAGGCGAATCAACACAATCAACGCGGGAGTTGCATTCTGTGGTGTGGAAGAAGGACGACTGTCTCGCCCGTCCACCCAGTCTCGCGGACGCCCTGTGCCTcctgatgatgatgatgttatCTCCCCGCCCGCCAAGCGGCAGCGGCGCTCGACAGAGGACGACACCGAGGCTCTTTTGTGCAAAGCAATGGACTCTGTGCGGATTGACCCATGA